The Manihot esculenta cultivar AM560-2 chromosome 1, M.esculenta_v8, whole genome shotgun sequence genome has a window encoding:
- the LOC110626109 gene encoding acetolactate synthase small subunit 2, chloroplastic, giving the protein MAAVSPACSTMIHYLDRSPSRSRSCASNSSLRVCFSSTKPASLTFSKPTSDHYQHPRKLTVSATAADNRSNISNTSLSANGPAPSLPISKVRRHTISVFVGDESGMINRIAGVFARRGYNIESLAVGLNKDKALFTIVVSGTDRVLQQVVEQLQKLVNVLKVEDLSSEPQVERELMLIKVNADPKYRAEIMWLVDIFRAKIVDISEHSLTIEVTGDPGKIVAVQRNLSKFGIKEIARTGKIALRREKMGECAPFWRFSAASYPDLGEARLDDALLGTKSKAVIGEDTSAGGDVYPVEPSDSFTVTQVLDAHWGVLNEDDTTGLRSHTLSMLVNDSPGVLNVVTGVFARRGYNIQSLAVGHAETEGLSRITTVVPGTDESISKLVQQLYKLIELHEVKDLTHLPFAERELMLIKIAVNAAARRDVLDIASIFRARAVDVSDHTITLELTGDLDKMVALQRLLEPYGICEVARTGRIALVRESGVDSKYLRGYSFPI; this is encoded by the exons ATGGCGGCTGTATCTCCAGCTTGTTCCACAATGATTCACTACCTAGATCGCTCTCCTTCTCGTTCTCGTTCTTGTGCTTCGAACTCTTCTCTTCGTGTATGCTTCTCAAGTACAAAACCTGCTTCTTTAACATTCTCTAAACCCACCTCTGACCACTATCAGCATCCAAGGAAACTCACTGTCTCTGCTACAGCGGCTGATAATCGTAGCAACATCTCTAACACTTCTTTGTCCGCTAATGGCCCTGCTCCTTCTCTGCCCATTTCAAA GGTGAGGAGGCATACAATCTCTGTGTTTGTGGGGGATGAAAGTGGGATGATTAATCGGATTGCTGGGGTCTTTGCGAGGAGGGGGTATAACATTGAGTCCCTTGCTGTTGGTTTAAACAAGGACAAGGCACTCTTCACCATAGTTGTCTCTGGAACTGACAGGGTGCTACAACAAGTTGTAGAGCAACTTCAGAAATTAGTCAATGTTTTGAAG GTGGAGGATCTCTCAAGTGAGCCACAGGTAGAACGTGAGCTAATGCTAATAAAAGTGAATGCAGATCCTAAATACCGTGCTGAG ATCATGTGGTTGGTGGACATTTTCAGAGCAAAAATTGTGGATATCTCAGAGCACTCTTTAACAATTGAG GTAACTGGAGATCCAGGGAAGATCGTTGCCGTCCAGAGAAACCTAAGCAAGTTTGGAATCAAAGAAATTGCAAGAACTGGAAAG ATTGCATTGAGAAGGGAAAAAATGGGTGAATGTGCTCCCTTTTGGCGATTTTCAGCTGCTTCATATCCTGATCTTGGAGAAGCAAGGCTGGATGATGCTCTTTTGGGGACTAAAAGCAAAGCAGTCATTGGTGAAGATACATCTGCAGGG GGGGACGTTTATCCAGTGGAGCCATCTGATAGCTTTACAGTCACTCAAGTTCTTGATGCTCATTGGGGAGTTCTCAATGAAGATGAT ACAACTGGACTTCGATCTCACACTCTATCCATGCTGGTGAATGACTCTCCTGGAGTTCTTAACGTAGTTACAGGAGTATTTGCTCGAAGGGGTTATAACATTCAG AGTTTGGCTGTTGGCCATGCAGAAACTGAGGGCCTCTCCCGAATAACAACTGTCGTTCCTGGTACAGATGAATCAATAAGCAAGTTGGTGCAGCAACTTTATAAGCTAATAGAACTTCATGAG GTTAAGGATCTTACTCACTTGCCATTTGCTGAACGTGAATTGATGTTGATAAAGATTGCTGTGAATGCTGCTGCTAGACGAGATGTACTTGACATCGCCAGCATTTTTAGGGCAAGAGCAGTTGATGTATCTGACCACACAATAACCCTTGAG CTTACAGGAGATTTGGACAAGATGGTTGCACTGCAGAGGTTGTTGGAACCTTATGGCATTTGTGAG